The following proteins are co-located in the Solanum pennellii chromosome 1, SPENNV200 genome:
- the LOC107002795 gene encoding beta-xylosidase/alpha-L-arabinofuranosidase 2-like, with protein MKKNRAMDEIKKHQYSVLLCFFFILSHFCLQFKPVSAQTSAVFACDTATNPSLKSFPFCDVSLGVSDRVNDLVKRLTLQEKISMLVNTAGSVSRLGIPKYEWWSEALHGISYTGPGVKFNNIVPHATSFPQPILTSASFNETLFETIGKVVSTEGRAMYNVGQAGLTYWSPNVNIYRDPRWGRGQETAGEDPTLSSRYGVAYVKGLQQRDDGKKDMLKVASCCKHYTAYDVDDWKGIQRYNFNAKVTQQDLDDTFNPPFKSCVLDGNVASVMCSYNQVNGKPTCGDYDLLAGVIRGQWKLNGYIVTDCDSLNEMYWAQHYTKTPEETAALSLNAGLDLNCGSWLGKYTQGAVNQGLVNESVIDRAVTNNFATLMRLGFFDGNPKDQIYGNLGPKDICTEDHQELAREAARQGIVLLKNTAGSLPLSPKSIKSLAVIGPNANLAYTMVGSYEGSPCKYTTPLDGLGASVSTVYQQGCDIACATAQVDNAKKVAAAADAVVLVMGSDQTIERESKDRFNITLPGQQSLLVTEVASVSKGPVILVIMSGGGMDVQFAVDNPKVTSILWVGFPGEAGGAALADVVFGYHNPGGRLPMTWYPQSYVDKVDMTNMNMRADPKTGFPGRSYRFYKGPTVFNFGDGLSYNQYKHHLVKAPKFVSIPLEEGHVCRSTKCKSIDAVNEQGCNNLGLDIHLKVQNVGKMRGSHTVLLFTSPPSVHNAPQKHLLDFQKIHLTPQSEGVVKFNLDVCKHLSVVDEVGNRKVALGLHVLHIGDLKHSLTLRI; from the exons atGAAGAAGAACAGGGCAATGGATGAAATCAAGAAACATCAATACTCTGTTTTGCTctgtttcttcttcattttatcTCATTTTTGCTTACAATTCAAACCAGTTTCAGCTCAAACATCTGCTGTTTTTGCTTGTGACACAGCAACCAATCCTAGCCTGAAAAGCTTCCCATTTTGTGATGTGTCATTGGGTGTGTCAGATAGGGTAAATGATCTTGTAAAAAGATTAACATTACAAGAAAAAATCAGTATGTTGGTAAACACTGCTGGTAGTGTTAGTAGACTTGGAATCCCAAAATATGAGTGGTGGTCTGAAGCATTACATGGGATTTCATATACTGGTCCAGGAgttaaattcaataatatagTCCCTCATGCCACTAGCTTCCCTCAGCCTATTCTCACCTCTGCTTCTTTCAATGAAACTCTCTTTGAAACCATTGGAAAG GTGGTGTCCACGGAGGGTAGAGCAATGTACAATGTTGGTCAAGCAGGATTAACATATTGGTCACCGAATGTGAATATTTACCGCGATCCCAGATGGGGAAGAGGCCAAGAAACAGCTGGAGAAGATCCAACGCTCTCTAGCAGGTATGGTGTAGCATATGTTAAAGGTCTGCAGCAGCGCGATGATGGTAAAAAAGATATGCTTAAGGTTGCTTCTTGCTGTAAGCATTATACAGCTTATGATGTCGATGATTGGAAGGGAATCCAACGTTACAATTTCAATGCTAAG GTAACTCAACAAGATTTAGATGATACATTTAACCCCCCATTCAAGAGTTGTGTTCTTGATGGAAATGTAGCCAGTGTGATGTGTTCATACAACCAAGTGAATGGCAAGCCTACTTGTGGTGATTATGACCTTCTTGCTGGAGTCATCAGAGGACAATGGAAATTGAATGG ATACATTGTTACGGATTGTGATTCGTTAAATGAGATGTACTGGGCTCAACACTACACCAAGACACCAGAGGAGACTGCAGCTTTGTCTCTAAATGCAG GGTTGGACTTGAATTGTGGTTCTTGGCTTGGTAAATACACTCAGGGTGCTGTAAACCAAGGACTTGTAAATGAATCAGTTATCGATAGAGCAGTCACAAACAATTTTGCTACACTAATGAGACTTGGATTCTTTGATGGTAATCCAAAAGACCAAATTTATGGAAATCTTGGTCCCAAGGATATTTGTACTGAAGATCACCAAGAGCTAGCTCGTGAAGCTGCAAGACAAGGAATCGTCTTGCTTAAAAACACAGCAGGTTCATTACCTCTATCCCCCAAATCCATCAAGTCATTAGCAGTCATTGGCCCTAATGCCAATCTTGCCTATACCATGGTTGGAAGTTATGAAG GTAGTCCATGCAAGTATACAACTCCTTTGGATGGCCTAGGTGCATCAGTTTCAACAGTTTATCAACAAGGCTGTGATATAGCTTGTGCCACTGCACAAGTTGATAATGCCAAGAAAGTAGCAGCTGCAGCTGATGCCGTAGTGTTGGTAATGGGATCAGATCAAACTATTGAAAGAGAGAGCAAAGACAGATTTAATATAACTCTCCCTGGACAACAATCACTTCTAGTAACAGAGGTTGCTAGTGTTTCCAAGGGACCTGTAATCCTTGTTATCATGTCTGGAGGTGGCATGGATGTACAATTTGCTGTCGATAATCCTAAAGTCACTAGCATTCTTTGGGTTGGCTTCCCTGGTGAAGCTGGTGGTGCTGCGTTGGCTGATGTTGTTTTTGGATATCACAATCCAG GTGGAAGGCTTCCAATGACATGGTATCCACAGTCATATGTAGACAAAGTTGACATGACTAACATGAACATGAGGGCAGATCCAAAAACAGGATTCCCTGGAAGAAGTTACAGGTTCTACAAAGGTCCAACTGTTTTCAACTTTGGTGATGGTTTAAGCTACAACCAATACAAACACCACCTAGTAAAAGCACCAAAATTTGTGTCCATTCCTCTTGAGGAAGGACATGTTTGTCGATCGACAAAGTGCAAGTCTATTGATGCTGTTAATGAGCAAGGCTGCAACAACTTGGGATTAGATATCCACTTGAAAGTTCAAAATGTTGGGAAAATGAGAGGAAGCCACACTGTTTTGTTGTTCACTTCACCACCCTCAGTTCACAATGCACCTCAAAAGCACTTGTTGGATTTCCAAAAGATACATTTGACACCACAAAGTGAAGGAGTTGTTAAGTTCAACTTAGATGTTTGCAAGCATTTGAGTGTAGTTGATGAAGTTGGAAACAGGAAAGTTGCTTTAGGATTACATGTGTTACATATAGGAGATTTGAAACATTCCTTGACTCTGAGGATTTAA
- the LOC107008022 gene encoding vesicle-fusing ATPase-like: MTINVTTTPAKDLAYTNCAYCSPTDLRNFLVPGSKFADAFVLTLAAHDAIPNGQLQRRYAKVSTGDSISVSRFVPTQDFNLALLTLDLEFVKKGTKEEQVDAYSLADQVRKRFANQIMTTGQKVTLEYHGNGYIVTVNQATVKGQEKSNVERGMVSADTYVIFEAANSSGIKIVNQREAASSNNFRKIEFNYESLGIGGPRAVF; this comes from the exons ATGACGATAAACGTAACTACTACGCCGGCGAAAGATCTTGCTTACACCAATTGCGCATATTGTTCTCCTACAGATCTCAGAAACTTTCTTGTTCCGGGATCCAAGTTCGCTGATGCTTTTGTTCTCACTCTTGC TGCCCACGACGCCATTCCTAATGGTCAACTTCAAAGACGTTATGCCAAAGTTTCCACTGGAGACTCGATATCCGTTAGCAG ATTTGTTCCAACTCAGGACTTCAACCTTGCTTTACTTACCCTTGACTTGGAGTTTGTGAAGAAAGGGACCAAAGAGGAGCAG GTCGATGCATATTCTTTGGCTGATCAAGTTCGCAAGAGATTTGCCAATCAG ATTATGACAACTGGGCAAAAGGTGACACTTGAGTATCATGGCAATGGTTATATAGTCACTGTGAATCAAGCTACTGTTAAGGGGCAAGAAAAATCTAATGTTGAAAGAGGGATGGTTTCAGCTGACACATACGTTATATTTGAAGCCGCAAACTCCAGTGGGATAAAG ATTGTCAATCAGCGTGAAGCTGCTAGCAGCAACAACTTTAGGAAgattgaattcaattatgaatcATTGGGTATAGGTGGTCCGCGTGCAGTTTTCTGA
- the LOC107025894 gene encoding F-box protein CPR1-like — MEEILIDILKRLPVKSLIRFNCVSKFWNTLISQPYFKKTHLNHSNSQLSSQKLLFVRWDPNCQFWSGSFTLTEEDIPIFDCTSDSNIKDGIKMYSSCDGLFLIGIWTDSYDEQPSILVLWNPSTRQSIRLPHSKFSLQMGDQYENADENMGNYSNSISDHDDGLANYDSKNHEQIEDYSSSSFSDYGDGDKGTTYGLAFDSKSEDYKVFRIDMSGNNDNEIFALKNGSWKIIDRKTSGRTDSGLLCGGELLPFVDGAFHWLGFLSEVCVVSFNISDEIYGEISLPDTVSSELTLFKFDNVEVQVDVHVGLSVLRGMLHLYYKDDKEFSLWVMQKYGLKDSWMKLLTIPRVGFYKIVPTYAFSDDEVLVCFDKENRVTPEQVETSYEYKIICGGQYRMISQDYDIDAVTVDREGFAYTETLTDIKLY, encoded by the coding sequence ATGGAGGAAATACTTATAGACATCTTGAAAAGGCTACCTGTGAAGTCACTTATTCGTTTCAATTGCGTCTCAAAATTCTGGAACACGCTAATTTCTCAACCTTATTTTAAAAAGACGCATCTCAATCATTCAAACAGTCAACTCAGTTCTCAAAAATTGCTTTTTGTCCGGTGGGATCCTAACTGTCAATTCTGGTCTGGTTCGTTCACCTTAACGGAGGAGGATATTCCCATATTTGATTGCACTTCAGATTCTAATATAAAAGATGGAATAAAAATGTATTCTAGTTGTGATGGCTTGTTTCTCATCGGAATTTGGACAGACAGTTATGACGAACAACCTTCTATATTAGTCCTATGGAACCCTTCCACTAGACAATCAATACGACTTCCCCATTCTAAATTTTCACTTCAGATGGGAGATCAATATGAAAATGCTGACGAAAATATGGGAAATTACTCTAACAGTATCAGTGACCACGATGATGGATTGGCTAATTATGACTCTAAAAATCATGAACAGATAGAAGATTACTCTAGTAGTAGTTTCAGTGATTATGGTGATGGTGATAAGGGAACTACTTATGGATTGGCTTTTGACTCTAAAAGTGAAGATTATAAAGTCTTCAGGATTGACATGTCTGGGAATAACGACAATGAAATTTTCGCACTGAAAAATGGTTCCTGGAAAATAATTGATCGTAAAACCTCTGGCAGAACAGATAGTGGTCTGTTGTGTGGTGGAGAACTTCTGCCATTTGTAGATGGAGCATTTCATTGGCTTGGTTTCTTATCAGAGGTCTGTGTGGTTTCATTTAATATTTCAGATGAAATTTACGGAGAGATATCATTGCCAGATACAGTAAGCTCCGAGCTCACTCTATTCAAGTTTGATAAcgttgaagttcaagttgatgTTCATGTGGGACTATCAGTATTGAGAGGAATGCTTCATCTTTATTATAAAGATGACAAAGAATTTAGTTTATGGGTAATGCAAAAGTACGGTCTTAAAGATTCTTGGATGAAATTGTTAACTATTCCGAGGGTTGGTTTTTATAAAATCGTACCAACGTATGCGTTTTCAGATGATGAAGTATTAGTCTGCTTTGATAAAGAGAATCGGGTGACACCAGAACAAGTGGAAACATCATATGAATATAAGATAATATGTGGTGGCCAATATCGAATGATTTCTCAAGATTATGATATTGATGCAGTTACAGTTGATCGGGAGGGTTTTGCTTATACCGAAACTCTTACGgacattaaattatattaa